The genomic window ATGAAATGTTGAAAGCCGCCGCGCCGGACGAAGCCAGCGGCGAGTTTTGGTTCCGTATGGCGGAAACGCTCAGTACGCTGCCGCCCAACCGTTCGCTGGATTTGCGCTTTAACGGCGGCAGGCTGACGGTTGCCGTGTCGATTTTGTCGGTATTGCTGCAAGACAGCCCTGAAATTCCGCAGCTTTGGGCGCAAAAGGTGATTGCGCTCAACTACTTGGCACACGGGCATCAGACCCGCGCGCGCGGTTTGGCGCAGCAGGCGGACAAGGCGGCGGAAGCCAATGAGGAAGAGTATTTGGCGAAGACTTTATCGCAAAACCTGCTTTCCACTTTGCAAGACGCATTGAAGCGTTTTCCCGAAGACACATGGTTTGCCGAAATGCGCGATGACGCATGGAAACATTTCGGCGCGGAACAGGCCGTCTGAAGTTTTGAACGATAAACGCAAGCCGTGTAAAATCATTTGAATCACGTTTCAAATCCATACTACTTAACAAAAAGGAACACCCATGAAAGTATTATTGTTAGGCGCGCCGGGCGCGGGCAAAGGCACTCAGGCTCAATTCATCACCGCTGCGTTCAGCATTCCGCAAATTTCCACCGGCGACATGCTCCGCGCTGCGATTAAAGCAGGCACGCCGCTGGGTTTGGAAGCGAAAAAAATCATTGACGAAGGCGGCTTGGTGCGCGACGACATCATCATCGGCATGGTCAAAGAGCGCATCGCGCAAGACGACTGCAAAAACGGTTTCCTGTTCGACGGCTTCCCGCGCACGCTGGCACAAGCCGAAGCGATGGTTGAAGCGGGTGTGGATTTGGACGCGGTCGTTGAAATCGACGTACCCGACAGCGTGATTGTCGACCGCATGAGCGGCCGCCGCGTC from Neisseria sp. DTU_2020_1000833_1_SI_GRL_NUU_006 includes these protein-coding regions:
- a CDS encoding 3-deoxy-manno-octulosonate cytidylyltransferase — translated: MTDLRHLSREEQKLLADVALLVQNDDQEFNYEMLKAAAPDEASGEFWFRMAETLSTLPPNRSLDLRFNGGRLTVAVSILSVLLQDSPEIPQLWAQKVIALNYLAHGHQTRARGLAQQADKAAEANEEEYLAKTLSQNLLSTLQDALKRFPEDTWFAEMRDDAWKHFGAEQAV
- the adk gene encoding adenylate kinase, whose translation is MKVLLLGAPGAGKGTQAQFITAAFSIPQISTGDMLRAAIKAGTPLGLEAKKIIDEGGLVRDDIIIGMVKERIAQDDCKNGFLFDGFPRTLAQAEAMVEAGVDLDAVVEIDVPDSVIVDRMSGRRVHLASGRTYHVTYNPPKVEGKDDVTGEDLIQRDDDKEETVKKRLAVYHEQTEVLVDFYSKLEGEHAPKYIKVDGTQPVEAVKAEILGALGK